In Astyanax mexicanus isolate ESR-SI-001 chromosome 17, AstMex3_surface, whole genome shotgun sequence, a single window of DNA contains:
- the LOC103028262 gene encoding odorant receptor 131-2-like: MEATNGTNNMQLFSYEQVYKVDFDAATGTKIAVVVLMVVFFVYINCIMLFALKSKSTFHESPRYILFGHMLFNDSVLLLVTAVMYGMSLALLHVAKALCLLLVLISSCTFQNAPLTLALMSLERYVAICFPLRHAAIATQKSTAIAIGIIWFLSSLNFVTDIIYEFIIDPNHLVKITFCTREKLFVTKWQADKAQGFDILYFVSVLLIIIFTYISIIVAARSVSSNKDSAHKAHRTVLLHLFQLGLCLTSFLYSTIERMLYMMTGSSSSLFIHLRYLNFLIVLILPRCLSPLIYGLRDDAVRPLFRYYFCYATRKVKPASNGV; the protein is encoded by the coding sequence ATGGAGGCGACCAACGGCACAAATAACATGCAGTTGTTCTCGTATGAGCAGGTCTACAAGGTGGACTTTGATGCTGCCACTGGGACTAAGATTGCAGTGGTGGTGCTCATGGTGGTGTTCTTCGTCTACATAAACTGCATCATGCTTTTCGCTCTAAAAAGCAAGTCCACTTTCCACGAGTCTCCTCGCTACATTCTGTTCGGCCACATGCTGTTCAACGACTCTGTCCTGCTGTTGGTCACAGCTGTTATGTATGGCATGTCCCTTGCTCTTCTTCATGTAGCCAAGGCCTTATGCTTACTGTTGGTCCTCATCTCTAGCTGCACTTTCCAGAATGCTCCTCTGACTCTGGCCCTGATGTCTCTGGAGCGCTATGTGGCAATCTGCTTCCCTCTGAGGCACGCCGCCATTGCCACCCAGAAAAGCACAGCCATTGCCATAGGAATCATTTGGTTCCTCAGCTCCCTGAACTTTGTAACTGACATCATATATGAATTCATCATCGATCCCAATCATTTAGTCAAAATCACGTTTTGCACGCGAGAGAAACTATTCGTGACCAAGTGGCAGGCTGATAAAGCTCAAGGATTTgacattctttattttgtttcagtcTTGCTGATCATCATCTTCACCTACATCAGCATTATTGTGGCAGCCAGGTCTGTGTCCTCTAACAAAGACTCTGCCCACAAAGCCCACAGGACTGTACTGCTGCATCTCTTTCAGCTGGGCCTGTGCCTCACCTCATTTCTATACAGCACCATAGAGAGAATGCTGTATATGAtgactggtagcagcagctctcTCTTTATACATCTGCGATATCTGAACTTTCTCATCGTCCTGATTCTGCCTCGCTGTCTCAGTCCTCTTATTTATGGGCTGAGGGACGATGCAGTGCGGCCTTTATTCAGATACTATTTCTGCTATGCAACTAGAAAAGTGAAACCTGCATCCAATGGTGTCTAG